A region of Neovison vison isolate M4711 chromosome 7, ASM_NN_V1, whole genome shotgun sequence DNA encodes the following proteins:
- the LOC122913503 gene encoding olfactory receptor 51G2-like → MFSCNTSTSGHSTFLLTGFPGLEASHHWVSIPINLICVVSVLANSFILLLIRTDPSLHEPMYIFLSMLAASDLGLCASTFPTMMRLFWLGARELPFDLCAAQMFFIHAFTYVESGVLLAMAFDRFVAIREPLHYATILTHSAMARVGAAILVRAVLLNLPGPILLRRLLFPQISVLSHCYCLHCDLVGLACSDTQINSLVGLVSILLSLGLDSFLIMLSYALILRTVLGIASPGERLKALNTCVSHLCIVLIFYLPKLGLSVLHRVEKHSYPALAVLMANLHFLVPPFMNPIVYCIKSKQIRQGLLKRFQQKRVDISQKSRRTQKHKTSVGKPGSLGGGELVVES, encoded by the coding sequence ATGTTCTCCTGCAACACCAGCACTTCTGGTCATTCTACATTCCTCCTCACTGGCTTTCCAGGCCTGGAAGCCTCTCATCATTGGGTTTCCATCCCCATCAACCTCATCTGTGTGGTTTCCGTCCTGGCTAACAGTTTCATCCTTCTCCTGATCCGCACAGATCCATCCTTACATGAACCCATGTACATCTTCCTATCCATGTTGGCAGCCTCTGATCTGGGACTTTGTGCCTCTACCTTCCCCACCATGATGCGGCTCTTCTGGCTGGGTGCTCGTGAGCTTCCCTTTGATCTCTGTGCAGCACAAATGTTCTTCATCCATGCCTTCACCTATGTGGAATCTGGTGTGCTGCTGGCCATGGCCTTTGATCGTTTTGTTGCCATCCGGGAACCTCTGCATTATGCCACAATTCTGACCCACTCAGCCATGGCCAGAGTGGGGGCTGCCATCCTGGTGAGGGCTGTCCTGCTCAACCTCCCAGGACCCATCCTCCTGCGGCGTCTGCTTTTTCCCCAGATCAGTGTACTCTCTCATTGTTACTGCCTACACTGTGACCTTGTGGGATTGGCCTGCTCAGACACCCAGATCAACAGCTTGGTTGGCCTGGTCTCCATCCTCTTGTCACTGGGCCTTGACTCCTTCCTCATCATGCTCTCATATGCCCTGATCCTACGAACAGTGCTGGGCATTGCATCACCTGGGGAAAGGCTCAAGGCACTCAACACATGTGTCTCACACCTCTGCATTGTTCTCATCTTTTATTTGCCCAAACTGGGGTTATCTGTGCTGCACCGAGTAGAGAAGCACAGCTATCCTGCTCTGGCAGTACTCATGGCCAACCTGCACTTCTTGGTCCCACCCTTCATGAACCCCATTGTTTACTGCATTAAGTCTAAGCAGATACGTCAGGGCCTCCTAAAGCGCTTCCAGCAGAAAAGGGTTGATATATCCCAGAAGAGCAGAAGGACCCAGAAACACAAGACCTCTGTGGGGAAACCTGGGTCTTTGGGTGGGGGAGAATTAGTGGTGGAGAGTTAA
- the LOC122914094 gene encoding putative olfactory receptor 52P1 has product MQFTNHSHQNPNSFLLMGIPGLEASHFWIAFPFCSMYALAVLGNMAVLLVVRSEPALHQPMYLFLSMLSIIDLVLCTSTVPKLLALFWTNATEINFEACATQMFFIHGFSAVESGILLAMAFDRYLAICRPLHYGSLLPPEAVGKLAAAAVFRGLGLMTPLTCLLARLSYCSRVVAHSYCEHMAVVKLACGGTRPNNIYGITAATLVVGTDSICIAVSYTLIIRSVLGLSSKEARAKTFGTCGSHLGVILLFYTPGLFSFYTQRFGQHVPRHIHILLADLYLVVPPMLNPIIYGMKTKQIRDGALRLMKRGIVHS; this is encoded by the coding sequence ATGCAGTTCACAAACCACAGCCATCAGAACCCAAACTCTTTTCTGCTCATGGGAATTCCTGGCCTGGAGGCATCCCACTTTTGGATTGCATTTCCCTTCTGCTCCATGTATGCCCTGGCAGTACTTGGCAACATGGCAGTGCTACTGGTGGTACGATCAGAGCCTGCCCTGCACCAGCCCATGTACCTGTTCCTAAGCATGTTGTCCATCATTGACCTGGTACTCTGCACTTCTACTGTGCCCAAGCTCCTTGCGCTTTTTTGGACAAATGCTACTGAGATCAACTTTGAGGCCTGTGCTACCCAGATGTTCTTTATCCATGGCTTTTCAGCTGTCGAATCTGGTATCCTGCTAGCAATGGCCTTTGACCGCTACTTGGCTATCTGCCGGCCACTGCACTATGGGTCATTGTTGCCCCCAGAGGCTGTGGGCAAGCTGGCAGCCGCTGCTGTATTTCGTGGCTTGGGGCTCATGACCCCACTCACCTGCTTACTGGCAAGGCTGAGCTACTGTAGCCGAGTGGTGGCCCACTCCTACTGTGAGCACATGGCTGTGGTGAAGCTGGCTTGTGGGGGCACACGGCCAAACAACATCTATGGTATCACTGCTGCCACGCTGGTAGTGGGCACAGACTCCATTTGCATCGCTGTCTCCTACACACTCATTATCCGGTCTGTGTTAGGCCTTTCCTCCAAAGAGGCAAGGGCTAAGACATTTGGCACTTGTGGCTCCCACCTTGGTGTCATCCTTCTCTTCTATACACCAGGACTCTTTTCATTCTACACACAGCGCTTTGGCCAGCATGTACCCCGGCACATCCACATCCTCCTGGCTGACCTCTACCTTGTTGTACCACCCATGCTCAACCCTATCATCTACGGCATGAAGACCAAACAGATCCGGGATGGAGCCCTCCGACTGATGAAGCGGGGCATTGTTCACTCTTAA